The following DNA comes from Micromonospora chokoriensis.
CCCAGTCATGGATTGCGGGCACTCGCCCGTGATGCACCCCGACCCGCCAGGGATCACCGGCGGCCCGCCTCGCGCAGGAGGAAGAAGTTGCTGTCCGCCTTTCTCAGTGCGTTCCGTACGCCTGACCTGCGCAAGAAGCTGCTGTTCACAGTAGGCATCATCGCGGTCTACCGGCTGGGCGCGACGCTCCCCAGCCCAGGCGTCTCGTACGGCAACGTGCAGAAGTGCCTCGACACTCTCCAGGGTGACACCACCGGGGTGGTGAACCTCCTCAACCTCTTCTCCGGCGGAGCGCTGCTGCAGCTCTCGGTCTTCGCGCTGGGCATCATGCCCTACATCACCGCGTCGATCATCCTGCAGCTGCTGACCGTCGTGATCCCCCGGCTGGAGCAGCTCCGCAAGGAGGGCCAGGCCGGCCAGGCGAAGATCACCCAGTACACCCGCTACCTGACCCTCGGTCTCGGTGTGCTGCAGGCCTCGGCGTTCGTGGCCCTGGCCCGCTCGGGCCAGCTGTTCCAGAACAAGTGCGACCAGTTCCCGATCATCCCCACCGGCACCGGCATCCCGGACTGGCTGACGCTGTCCATCCTGGTGATGACGATGACCGCCGGTACCGGCATGGTTATGTGGCTCGGTGAGCTGATCACCGACCGCGGCGTCGGCAACGGCATGTCCGTCCTGATCTTCACCTCGATCGCGGCCCGGCTGCCCAGCGAGGGTTGGAACATCAAGACCAGTCAGGGTTGGGGCAAGTTCGCCCTGGTCATCGTGCTGGTCCTGGTGGTCATCACCGCTGTCACCTTCATCGAGCAGGCGCAGCGCCGGATCCCGGTGCAGTACGCCAAGCGGATGATCGGCCGGCGAATGTACGGCGGCACCTCGACCTACATCCCGCTGAAGGTCAACCAGGCCGGTGTCATCCCGGTCATCTTCGGCTCGTCGCTGCTCTACCTGCCGCAGCTGGCCCTGCAGTTCTTCGACCAGAACGACCCGGGCAAGACCCAGGCGTGGGTCCAGAACAACCTGGTCAACCCGAGCAGCCCGATCTACATCGCGGTCTACTTCCTGCTGATCATCTTCTTCACGTACTTCTACGTCTCGATCACGTTCAACCCGACCGAGGTCGCGGACAACATGAAGAAGTACGGCGGTTTCGTGCCGGGTATTCGCCCGGGCAAGCCGACCGCCGACTACCTGGACTTCATCCTCAGCCGGATCACCCTGCCGGGCGCGCTCTACCTGGGTGTCATCTCGATCCTGCCGAACTTCTTCTTCATCTGGCTGGACAACCAGCAGTACCAGAACTTCCCGTTCGGCGGCACCGCTGTGCTCATCATGGTCGGCGTCGGTCTGGAGACCGTGAAGCAGATCGAGAGCCAACTCATGCAGCGGAACTACGAAGGGTTCCTGCGGTAGATGAGACTCGTTCTGGTTGGTCCGCCGGGGGCGGGCAAGGGCACTCAGGCCGAGTTCATCGCCGCACACCTCTCGGTGCCGAAGATCTCGACCGGGGACATCTTCCGGTCGAACGTCACCCAGGGCACCCCGCTCGGTGTCGAGGCGAAGCGGTACATGGACGCGGGCGAGCTGGTTCCGGACGAGGTCACCATCAACATGGTCCGGGACCGGCTGGCCGAGCCCGACGCCAGCGAGGGGTTCCTGCTCGACGGTTTCCCGCGGACCACTCCGCAGGCTGCCGCTCTGGACAAGCTCCTCGCCGACCTGGGGACGGCGCTCGATCTGGTCCTGGAGTTGGTGGTCGACGACGACGAGGTGATCCGGCGGCTGTCCGGCCGGCGTACCTGCCGGGGTTGCGGCAAGATCTGGCACGTCGAGTTCGACGCCACCACCCGGCCGGGCATCTGTGACCGGTGCGGCGCCGAGCTGTTCCAGCGCGACGACGACAAGCCGGAGACGATCGCCACCCGGCTCCGGGAATACAGCGAGAAGACCGCGCCCCTGGTCGACTACTACGGCGCCCAGGGCAAGCTGGTCGGGATCGACGCCACCGGGCCGGTGGAGGACGTCACCACCCGGGCCATCGACGCCCTGCGGTCCTACGGCGGCTGAGGTCCGGCCGGGCCGCGGCGGATAGAGTGCGAACAGCGGGGTACGCGAGACGTGCCCCGCTGTTCGGCAACGAAAGGTAATCGCTCCATGCGTCGTCCCCAGCTGGACATCCAGCTGAAGACCCCTGACCAGATCGAGAAGATGCGGGCCGCCGGGCTGGTGGTGGCCGAGGCGCTCCGCCGGATGCGGGAGGCTGTCGCCCCGGGTGTGAGCACCGCCGATCTGGACGCCATCGCCGAGTCGACCATCCGCGAGGCGGGTGGCGTTCCGTCGTTCAAGGGCTACCACGGCTTCCCGGCGTCGATCTGCTCCTCGGTCAACGAGCAGATCGTGCACGCCATCCCCTCGCCGAAGCAGGTGCTCTCCGAGGGCGACCTCATCTCCATCGACTGCGGCGCGGTGCTGGACGGGTGGCACGGCGACTCCGCGATCACCGTTGGGGTCGGCGACGTCGACCCGGCCCTGTTGAAGATGGCCGAGGTGGCCGAGGACGCCATGTGGGCCGGCATCGCCGCCGCTGCCCGTGGCGCGGCGAGCGGCAGGGGCCGGCTCACGGACATCTCGCACGCGGTGGAGACCGCCGTCCGCAAGGGCGGCCGGTACGGCATCGTCGACGGCTACGGCGGGCACGGCATCGGTACGGAGATGCACCAGGACCCGCATGTGCTCAACCACGGCCGCCCGGGCAAGGGCCCACGCCTGGTCGCCGGCATGGCGTTGGCGATCGAGCCGATGATCACGATGGCGTCCCCGCGTACCGTCGAGTTGTCCGACGGGTGGACGGTGGTCACCCGGGACGGCTCGGTGGCGGCGCACGTCGAGCACTCGATGGCTCTGCTGTCGGACGGGGTGTGGGTGCTGACCGCGTTCGACGGGGGCCGGGCCCGACTGGGCGACCTGGTCACCGCGCGCCAGCCCGCCGTCTCCACGACCTCCTGACCGGTCGACCCGGGGTCGGGCGCCCCTGACCGGCCAGCCCACCCCGACGCCGTTCCACCCTGATGATCGACTCCGTCTCGCCGAGGTGGCGGTATCAGGTCGCTCGGACAGCCCCAGGTCGGCGATCTGGAGTGGATCATGGGCGGGTCGGGCCGGGGTTCGGGCGGGTCGGGCCGGGGTTCGGGCGGGTCGGGCCGGGGTTCGGGCGGGTCGGGCCGGGGTTCGGGCGGGTCGGGCCGGGGTTCGGGCGGGTCGCGCCGGGGTCCGGGAGGGGGAAGGGTCGTGACGGGGGCAGGCAGGGACCCGCGCGGGTCGGGACGCGGGCGGGTCGGGACCCGGAAGGGCCGGAACGCGGGCGGGCCGGACTGGCGGGGCGGTGGCATGCTTGCCGGCATGGACGGGCGCGACGGGATGCGAGCGGCGGACGCGGACCGGGAAGCAGTGGCCGAACGGCTGCGGGTGGCCCTCAACGAGGGCCGGTTGGACCTGCACGAGTACGACGAGCGGTTGCAGCGGGCGTATGCGGCACGCACGTACGCCGATCTTGAGGTGCTGCTCACCGACCTGCCGCCGGTGGCGCCCACGCAGCGGTCGGGCCTGACGCCAGTCGCGGGCGCCGCTCCGGCGGTCGGCGTGCCGGATGGCCAGCCCGGCTCGGTCGCGACCCGCGGTGTGACCGCCCGCTGGCTGGCCGAGGTGTGGATGCCGTACCTGAACGTGATCGCCATCGTGGTGACGATCTGGGCGGTGACCTCGCTGCTCAGTCGGGACCTGCTCTACTTCTGGCCGGTGTGGGTGGCCGGGCCGTGGGGTGCGGTGCTGCTGGTGCGCACGATCACCGGGCTGACTGGGGGAGAGCCGCAGCGCCAGGCAATCGAGCGGGACCGCCGCCGGCAGCGTAAACGAGACAAGCGGGAGCGGCGGCGCGAACTGCGCGCCACCGAGTCGGATGAAACGGACGATCCCACCGCACCGGCCTGACCCGGCGCCACTTCACCGTCGACGGCCGGCGCGGATTCCTTGATCGACTCGGGTTTCAGGAAGTCGGGGTGTCGAAGGCGGTTTGTCACCGCAGGTTCCGTGAAGGCGAGTCGATCAACGTTTGCGACAACCGAGTGCCGGGCGCCGGGCTTCGCCGGCGGTGTCGATCAACGTCCGCCAACCGAGTGTCGGGTGTCGGCCCCGCTGGCGGGGCCGATCGACGTCCGCGGCCCTGAGTCCCGCAGGCCGTGCCGACCGACGTCCTCGGTCCGAGGCCCCCCAACGGCGTCGATCATGGCGTGCCGCTCGGTAACTTCATGATCGACGAGGGTCTGCGGGTCGGGGCGGGTGGCCGGTTTGGCGGGCGACTGCTGGCGGGCGTACACTTTCAGATCGGCGCACAGCGTCCACTCCGGCATGCCCACCCTGCGCTTCGGTGGGAGCTGGAGCCGCGGCTGGCGCGGTCTTCTGGTCAAGGTCAGATTTCCGTGTAAGGCGTTGTGGGCCGCCCGGAGCAATCGACGTCAGGACAGCGGAGGACATGCCGAAAAAAGACGGAGCCATTGAGATCGAGGGTCGGGTCATCGAGCCCCTGCCGAACGCCATGTTCCGGGTGGAGCTCGCGAACGGCCACAAGGTGTTGGCTCACATCAGCGGGAAGATGCGGCAGCACTACATCCGCATCCTTCCGGAAGACCGGGTCGTCGTCGAACTCTCGCCGTACGACCTGACCCGCGGGCGCATCGTCTACCGCTACAAGTAGTCCTGACGACGGCCGGGAAGTCCGTGTCCGTCTTCGACGTCCGGCGTCGTGCATCGCGCGTCCCCGGGCCAGATGGGAAGTAAGGCAACCGTGAAGGTCAAGCCGAGCGTCAAGAGGATCTGCAACAAGTGCCGGGTTATCCGCCGGCACGGCCGGGTCATGGTCATCTGCAGTGACCCGCGCCACAAGCAGCGCCAGGGCTGAGTCAGCCCCACACATCACACATGCTCGTCCCAGCCGCGAGCGGTACGCGAGACGTACTCCTTCGTGGCTGACCCCCGGTCGGAGGCCGGGGCCCGCTTGGGCAGCGACCGATCCCGGTCGCCGGCGCGTATCGCGTCGGAAAGACGGGACGGCCGGTAGCGGGGTGGGACGGGTCCACACCTCCGCCACACATTACGAGGAGTACGCCCGCACATGGCACGTCTAGTCGGCGTGGATCTCCCCCGCGAGAAGCGGTTGGAGATCGCGCTCACCTACATCTTCGGGGTCGGTCGCACCCGCGCCCTGGAGACGCTCGCCGCTACCGGCATCTCGCCGGACAAGCGCGCTCGGGACCTCACGGACGAGGAGCTCGTGCAGCTCCGCGACCACATCGAGGGCAACTACAAGGTTGAAGGCGACCTGCGCCGCGAGGTCGCTGCTGACATCCGCCGCAAGGTTGAGATCGGCTGCTACGCCGGCATCCGGCACCGCCGGGGCCTGCCCGTGCGTGGCCAGCGGACCAAGACCAACGCCCGGACCCGCAAGGGCCCGAAGCGGACCGTGGCCGGCAAGAAGAAGCCCGGCAAGAAGTAAGACGTAGACCGGAATACGGGTCTAGGTCCGCCGAGCACGGCCAGGCCGCAACCTGTATCGGAAGTCAACTAGGAGCGCAGAAGACTTATGCCACCGAAGGCTCGTGCCGGAGCCGCTGTCAAGAAGGTCCGGCGCAAGGAACGCAAGAACGTCGCCCACGGGCAGGCGCACATCAAGAGCACGTTCAACAACACCATCGTGTCCATCACGGACCCGACCGGTGCGGTCATCTCGTGGGCCTCCGCCGGCCAGGTCGGCTTCAAGGGCTCCCGCAAGTCGACTCCGTTCGCCGCGCAGCTCGCCGCCGAGGCTGCCGCGCGTCGCGCCATGGAGCACGGCATGCGCAAGGTCGACGTGTTCGTCAAGGGCCCCGGCTCCGGCCGGGAGACCGCCATCCGTTCGCTGCAGGCCGTGGGCCTCGAGGTCGGGCAGATCTCCGACGTCACCCCGCAGCCGCACAACGGATGCCGTCCGCCGAAGCGTCGCCGGGTCTGAGAGGTAGAGAGAGATGGCTCGTTACACCGGTGCTGACTGCCGCCGTTGCCGGCGGGAGAAGATGAAGCTGTTCCTCAAGGGCAGCAAGTGCGATGGCCCGAAGTGCCCGTTCGAGTCCCGGCCGTTCCCGCCCGGGCAGCACGGCCGCGGCCGCACCAAGGAGACGGAGTACCTGCTCCAGCTCCGCGAGAAGCAGAAGGCCCGCCGCGTCTACGGCGTGCTGGAGAAGCAGTTCCGCGGTTACTACGAGGAAGCCGTCGGCAAGCAGGCGAAGACCGGTGAGGTCCTCCTGCAGATCCTCGAGTCGCGGCTGGACAACGTCGTTTACCGGGCCGGCTTCGCCCACTCGCGGGACATGGCCCGCCAGCTGGTCAAGCACGGTCACTTCACGGTGAACGGCAAGAAGGTCGACATCCCGTCGTACCGCGTCAAGGAGCACGACATCATCGAGGTTCGGGGCAAGAGCAAGGAGCTCACCCCGTTCGTCGTCGCGCAGGCCCAGGCCGGCTCGAAGACGGTCCCGGCGTGGCTTGAGGCCATCCCGAGCCAGATGAAGGTGCTCGTGCACTCCCTCCCGGCCCGGCAGGTCATCGACACGCAGGTCCAGGAGCAGCTGATCGTCGAGCTCTACTCCAAGTAGTCGGGCTCGTTGCGGTGGCCCGTCCGGATGGGCGGGCCACCGGAACAGTTTGTGTCGTGGACGTCAAATAGCGGGCGTCCCGGAAGAGAAGAGAAAAGATGCTCATCAGCCAGCGACCCTCCCTGTCCGAGGAGTCGATCAACGAGACCCGGTCGCGGTTCGCCATCGAGCCGCTGGAGCCGGGCTTCGGCTACACCCTGGGTAACTCGCTGCGGCGTACGCTGCTGTCGTCGATCCCGGGCGCGGCCGTCACCTCGATCAAGATCGACGGCGTTCTGCACGAGTTCACCACGATCCCCGGTGTCAAGGAGGACGTGGTCGAGCTCGTCATGAACATCAAGGAGCTGTGCGTCAGCTCCGAGCACGACGAGCCGGTCAGCATGTACCTGCGCAAGCAGGGCCCGGGCGACGTGACCGCGGGCGACATCCAGCCCCCGGCCGGCGTCTCGGTGCACAACCCGGATCTCAAGCTCGCCACCCTCAACGGCAAGGGCCGGCTCGACATGGAGCTGACCGTCGAGCGGGGCCGGGGTTACGTGACGGCCGCGCAGAACAAGCAGTCCGGCGCGGAGATCGGCCGGATCCCGGTCGACTCGATCTACTCGCCGGTGCTGAAGGTGACCTACCGCGTCGAGGCGACCCGTGTGGAGCAGCGCACCGACTTCGACCGGCTGATCATCGACGTCGAGACCAAGCCGTCGATGGGCCCGCGTACCGCGCTGGCCTCCGCCGGTTCGACGCTGGTGGAGCTCTTCGGGCTGGCCCGGGAGCTGGACGAGACCGCCGAGGGCATCGACATCGGGCCGTCCCCGCAGGACGCCCAGCTGGCGGCGGACCTCGCTCTGCCGATCGAGGAGCTGGACCTCACCGTCCGCTCCTACAACTGCCTCAAGCGCGAGGGCATCAACTCCGTTGGTGAGCTCATCGGGCGTACCGAGGCCGACCTCCTCGACATTCGCAACTTCGGTCAGAAGTCGATCGACGAGGTCAAGATGAAGCTCGCCGGGATGGGTCTCGGGCTGAAGGACTCGGCTCCGAACTTCGACCCGGCGCACGTCGTGGACACCTTCGGCGAGGCCGACTACGACACCGACGACTACCGCGAGACCGAGCAGCTCTAGTCCGCGCTGCCGCCACAACTGAGGAGCACCAAAAATGCCCACGCCCACCAAGGGCCCCCGCCTCGGCGGCAGCCCCTCGCACGAGCGGCTGATGCTGGCCAACCTGGCCACTGCGCTGTTCCAGCACGGCAAGATCCAGACCACCGAGACGAAGGCTCGGCGGCTGCGTCCGCTGGCCGAGCAGCTCATCACCAAGGCCAAGCGCGGTGACCTCGCCTCGCGTCGGCGGGTGCTGGGTGTCGTCAAGGACAAGGACGTGGTCTACGCCCTGTTCGACCAGATCGCGCCCCGGTACGCCAACCGCCCCGGCGGTTACACCCGGATCGTGAAGACCGGCCCGCGCAAGGGTGACGCCGCTCCGATGGCGATCATCGAGCTGGTGGAGGAGCTTCAGGTCGCCGAGCCGAAGGCGAACAAGAAGACCGCCGCCCGCAAGGCCGCGCAGCAGGACAAGGTCGAGGCGCTCGCCCCGGCCGAGGAGGCCCCGAAGTCGGCCGAGACCGACCAGGACTCCGAGGCGCCGGTGTCGGCGTCCGGTGACACCGACGCCGCCCGCGAGGACAGCGACGAGGCCACCGAGAACAAGGCCTGATCAAGGGCATTGTCGGGCCCGGCACCCCATCGGGGTGTCGGGCCCGACCCGTTACAGGAGGTACGAGGTGGACGAGCTGATCCGGCTGCGGCTGGACGTCTCGTACGACGGCACTGACTTCTCCGGGTGGGCCCCACAGCCGACCCGCCGCACCGTCGCCGGGGTGCTGATCGAGACTCTGGCGCTGGTCCTCGGGGCCGGCACGGCCACCGGGCTGACAGTGGCCGGGCGGACCGACGCCGGGGTGCACGCCACCGGGCAGGTGTGCCACCTGGACCTACCCGCGGACGTGTGGCGGGAACACGAGGGGCGGTTGCTGCGCCGCCTGGCCCGGCTGCTCCCCACCGACGTGCGCGTACGCGCGATGACCGAGGTGCCGGCGGACTTCGACGCCCGGTTCTCGGCGACCTTCCGACGCTACGAGTACCGGGTCACCGACGCGCCCTTCGGCGCGGAGCCGCTGCGCCGGCACGAGGTGCTGGCCTGGCCGAAGCCGCTGGACCTGGCCGCACTGAACGCTGCTGCCGGGGGCCTGGTCGGGGAGCACGACTTCGCCGCGTACTGCCGGCGCAAGGAGAACGCGACCACCCTGCGCGAGGTGACCCGGCTGGACTGGCGGCGCGACCCGGACGGGATCCTGGTCGCCACCGTGCAGGCCGACGCGTTCTGCCAGGCGATGGTGCGCAGCCTGGTGGGGGCGATGCTGGTGGCGGGCGACGGCCGTCGCCCGGTCGAGTGGCCGGGCAGCCTGCTCACCCAGCAGGCCCGGTCCAGCGAGGTGACAGTGGCACCGGCGCGCGGGTTGACGCTGGTCGCGGTCGGCTACCCGGCCGATCCGGCGGACTACGCCCGCCGCGCCGACCTCACCCGGCGGCTGCGGGTCCCCATCAAGGGCTGACCCGCCCGGGTCAGTCGCCCGGCAGGTCGTCGTCGCCGGTGCTGCCGCCCTGGGTGCCGTCGTTCTCGGTCGGCGCTGCCGTCGGCTGTGCGGCGCTGCCACCGTCGGCGCGTTGCTGGAGGACGCCACGGCTGAGGTGCAGCTCGATCATGTCGAACAGGATCTCGCCGACCTTGGCGTCACCCGCCTTGATCGCCGTACCGTCCTCGCGGACCACCAGGGCGTACGCCAGGTAGTGCCCGCGTACCTGCCAGCCGACCCGGGCCGGGGCGCTGGTCAGTACGCCGGTGCCGTCGCTCTCGGTGCCGGTGAGGCCGCGGAAGCGTCCCTGCCGCTCGTCGAGCAGCTGTCGAATGCGGTCCCGGGCCCGTTCGGCACTGACCTTGTCGGTGAGGTTGAACAGGCCGGCGGTGACGAGGTGGTTGCCGTCGGGAGTGCGCAGGGTCGCCCGGACGACCTGGTTGCAGCCGAGTCGGACCAGCAGGTCGGCGACCTCGCCGGTGGCGGCGACGGCACAACTGCCGCTGGACTGGGTCTTGACGACCTGGTAGGTGGACGGGCCGTCGCCGAGCTTCAACTCCTTGCCGGGGAAGAGTTCCTTGGCGGTGAGCGGGGTCTGGTCGGTGTCCCGGGAGTCCAGGGTCAGCCGTTCCGCCGGAGCGGACGGCGGTGCGGCGTTCGGTTGGAGCGTCGGGGTCGACTGCGGTTGCGGTTCGCGTTCGCTGAGCAGCGCGGCGGCACCCAGGCCGCAGAGGGCGAGCAGGACGAGGACGGCCGCCCCGCCGATCAGTACCTGCCACAGTCGACCGCCGCCGCGGCGGGCTCGTGGTTCCATCGGTGTCGCCGACGTGTAGACCTGGCCCTGGGGCCCGGCGGGCGGGATCTCGGCACGGGCCGGCGGCGGTACCGAGGACGACGGCTGCGGGGACGACGGCAGTGCGGACGACCGCTGCGGGGACGACGGCAGTGAGAGCTGATTCGGCCGAGGCAGCGACGGCGTGGGGAAGCGGGACGGAGACGGCCCGGCCGGTGGGGGCGGACCGGCGCCGAGCACCGACAGGTCGGACCCGGGCTCCGGGTACTCCTCGAAAGCGTCCTCATCGGACTCGTACCGATACACCATGTGGCCCAGAGTAAGAGTGATTGTCCCTTTTGGGGATAATTTTGCAGAAATGCTCGTGCAGGCCGAGTCGTGGCCCGCCCGGGCCGGTGCGAGAATTGCCGACGTGACCGGCGACCACTACTTCACTGCTCAGCCCGCCAGCGACGCCCCGGCGCGCGAGGTCGAGTTCTCCGTCGCCGACCGCGACTACCGGCTCACCTCCGCCGGCGGGGTCTTCTCCGCCACCCGGCTCGACCCGGGCACCGCGGTGCTCCTGCGTAAGGCCGAGCTGCCCGCCGCCGACACCAGCGGTGACCTCCTCGACCTGGGCTGCGGATTCGGACCGATCAGCTGTGTGCTGGCCGACTTCGCGCCGAGCAGCACCGTCTGGGCGGTCGACGTCAACGCCCGCGCCCGCGAACTCACCGCCGTCAACGCCGTCCGCGTCGGTGCCGGTGACCGGGTCCGGGTCAGCGCCCCGGACGACGTGCCGGTGGACGTCCAGTTCGCCGAGATCTGGTCCAACCCTCCCATCCGCATCGGAAAGGACGGGCTGCACGAGCTGCTGCTGCGGTGGCTGCCGCGGCTCGCGCCGGACGGCGTCGGCTGGCTGGTCGTCGCCCGGCACCTCGGCGGTGACTCGTTGCAACGCTGGCTCACCGAGCAGAACTGGCAGGTGGAGCGGCACGCCAGCCAGAAAGGCTTCCGGGTGCTACGAGTCACCCGGTAATTGGATGTCCCCTCCGGCCCTCACTGGGGCAGGATCCCCGCGTGGGATACGTGGACGTGGCAGGAGTCGGGCACATCCTCCCCGACGGTCGGGAACTCTTCGCCGACGTGTCGTTCCGGGTCGGGGAGGGCACCAAGATCGCCCTTGTCGGGCCGAACGGTGCCGGGAAGACGACGCTGCTGAGGATGGTCGCCGGTGACCTGCCGGTGCGTACCGGCGTCGTCGCACGCGCCGGCGGGCTGGGCGTGATGCGTCAGTTCATCGGCATGATCGGCGACGAGTCGACGCTCGCCGACCTGGCGTTGTCACTGGCCCCGCCCGCACTGCGCGACGCCGGCCGCCGGTTGGGCGAGACCGAGACCGCCATGCGGGCGGCCGAGGCCCGCGGCAAGTTCAGCAACGCCGCGAGCAAGGCCCAGTTGGCGTACGCGGACGCGCTCGGCGCCTGGGGCGAGGCCGGCGGCTACGACGCCGAGGTGCTCTTCGACACCGTCGCGACGATCGTGCTGAATCAGCCGTGGGACCTGGTTCGGGACCGGCCGGTGCGCACCCTGTCCGGTGGTCAGCAGAAACGCTTCGCCCTGGAGTTGCTGTTGCGCGGCCCGGACGAGGTGCTGCTCCTCGACGAACCGGACAACTTCCTCGACGTGCCCGGCAAGCGGTGGCTGGAAGCGCGACTGCGCGAGTCGACCAAGTCGGTGCTCTACGTCTCGCACGACCGTGAGCTGCTGGCCCAGAGTGCCGATCGGGTGGTCGCCGTCGAGGGGGGCAGCGCCTGGGTGCACCCGGGCGGCTTCGCCAGCTGGCACGAGGCTCGGGTCGCCCGGCACGCCCGCCTCGACGAACTGCGGCGGCGCTGGGACGAGGAGCACCAGAAGCTGCGCGAGCTGATGTTGATGTACAAGCAGAAGGCCGCGTACAACGACGGGTTGGCCTCGCGCTACCAGGCCGCGCAGACCCGGTTGCGCAAGTTCGAGGAGGCCGGGCCGCCGCCCGTACCCCCGAAGGACCAGGACATCCGGATGCGCCTCAGCGGCGGACGGACCGGCAAGCGCGCGGTCGTCTGCGAGCAGCTGGAGCTGGACGGCCTGACATTCCCCTTCGACCTGGAGATCTGGTACGGCGACCGGGTGGCGGTGCTCGGTGCCAACGGCACCGGCAAGTCGCACTTCCTGCGGCTGCTGGCCCGGGGTGGCACCGACCCCGACCCGGCGAACGGGCCGGTCGACGGCGCGGGAGCGCTTGCCCCGGTGGCGCACGACGGTGTGGCCCGGCTCGGTGCCCGGGTCCGCCCCGGGCACTTCTCGCAGACCCACGACCGGCCGGAGCTGATGTCGAAGACCCTCGTGGAGATTCTCTGGCGGGGCGACGAGCACCGCACCGGCATGGACCGGCACGCGGCGATGGGGGTGCTGAGTCGGTACGAGTTGGCCGCGCAGGGCGACCAGCGCTTCGGCACGCTCTCCGGCGGGCAGCAGGCCCGTTTCCTGGTGCTGCTGCTGGAGCTGTCCGGGGCGACCCTGCTGCTGCTCGACGAACCCACCGACAACCTCGACCTGGCCAGCGCCGAGGCCCTGGAGGCGGGCCTGA
Coding sequences within:
- the secY gene encoding preprotein translocase subunit SecY, with amino-acid sequence MLSAFLSAFRTPDLRKKLLFTVGIIAVYRLGATLPSPGVSYGNVQKCLDTLQGDTTGVVNLLNLFSGGALLQLSVFALGIMPYITASIILQLLTVVIPRLEQLRKEGQAGQAKITQYTRYLTLGLGVLQASAFVALARSGQLFQNKCDQFPIIPTGTGIPDWLTLSILVMTMTAGTGMVMWLGELITDRGVGNGMSVLIFTSIAARLPSEGWNIKTSQGWGKFALVIVLVLVVITAVTFIEQAQRRIPVQYAKRMIGRRMYGGTSTYIPLKVNQAGVIPVIFGSSLLYLPQLALQFFDQNDPGKTQAWVQNNLVNPSSPIYIAVYFLLIIFFTYFYVSITFNPTEVADNMKKYGGFVPGIRPGKPTADYLDFILSRITLPGALYLGVISILPNFFFIWLDNQQYQNFPFGGTAVLIMVGVGLETVKQIESQLMQRNYEGFLR
- a CDS encoding adenylate kinase translates to MRLVLVGPPGAGKGTQAEFIAAHLSVPKISTGDIFRSNVTQGTPLGVEAKRYMDAGELVPDEVTINMVRDRLAEPDASEGFLLDGFPRTTPQAAALDKLLADLGTALDLVLELVVDDDEVIRRLSGRRTCRGCGKIWHVEFDATTRPGICDRCGAELFQRDDDKPETIATRLREYSEKTAPLVDYYGAQGKLVGIDATGPVEDVTTRAIDALRSYGG
- the map gene encoding type I methionyl aminopeptidase; translation: MRRPQLDIQLKTPDQIEKMRAAGLVVAEALRRMREAVAPGVSTADLDAIAESTIREAGGVPSFKGYHGFPASICSSVNEQIVHAIPSPKQVLSEGDLISIDCGAVLDGWHGDSAITVGVGDVDPALLKMAEVAEDAMWAGIAAAARGAASGRGRLTDISHAVETAVRKGGRYGIVDGYGGHGIGTEMHQDPHVLNHGRPGKGPRLVAGMALAIEPMITMASPRTVELSDGWTVVTRDGSVAAHVEHSMALLSDGVWVLTAFDGGRARLGDLVTARQPAVSTTS
- a CDS encoding DUF1707 SHOCT-like domain-containing protein; translated protein: MDGRDGMRAADADREAVAERLRVALNEGRLDLHEYDERLQRAYAARTYADLEVLLTDLPPVAPTQRSGLTPVAGAAPAVGVPDGQPGSVATRGVTARWLAEVWMPYLNVIAIVVTIWAVTSLLSRDLLYFWPVWVAGPWGAVLLVRTITGLTGGEPQRQAIERDRRRQRKRDKRERRRELRATESDETDDPTAPA
- the infA gene encoding translation initiation factor IF-1, with translation MPKKDGAIEIEGRVIEPLPNAMFRVELANGHKVLAHISGKMRQHYIRILPEDRVVVELSPYDLTRGRIVYRYK
- the rpmJ gene encoding 50S ribosomal protein L36 — translated: MKVKPSVKRICNKCRVIRRHGRVMVICSDPRHKQRQG
- the rpsM gene encoding 30S ribosomal protein S13, whose protein sequence is MARLVGVDLPREKRLEIALTYIFGVGRTRALETLAATGISPDKRARDLTDEELVQLRDHIEGNYKVEGDLRREVAADIRRKVEIGCYAGIRHRRGLPVRGQRTKTNARTRKGPKRTVAGKKKPGKK
- the rpsK gene encoding 30S ribosomal protein S11; the encoded protein is MPPKARAGAAVKKVRRKERKNVAHGQAHIKSTFNNTIVSITDPTGAVISWASAGQVGFKGSRKSTPFAAQLAAEAAARRAMEHGMRKVDVFVKGPGSGRETAIRSLQAVGLEVGQISDVTPQPHNGCRPPKRRRV
- the rpsD gene encoding 30S ribosomal protein S4, whose product is MARYTGADCRRCRREKMKLFLKGSKCDGPKCPFESRPFPPGQHGRGRTKETEYLLQLREKQKARRVYGVLEKQFRGYYEEAVGKQAKTGEVLLQILESRLDNVVYRAGFAHSRDMARQLVKHGHFTVNGKKVDIPSYRVKEHDIIEVRGKSKELTPFVVAQAQAGSKTVPAWLEAIPSQMKVLVHSLPARQVIDTQVQEQLIVELYSK
- a CDS encoding DNA-directed RNA polymerase subunit alpha, which encodes MLISQRPSLSEESINETRSRFAIEPLEPGFGYTLGNSLRRTLLSSIPGAAVTSIKIDGVLHEFTTIPGVKEDVVELVMNIKELCVSSEHDEPVSMYLRKQGPGDVTAGDIQPPAGVSVHNPDLKLATLNGKGRLDMELTVERGRGYVTAAQNKQSGAEIGRIPVDSIYSPVLKVTYRVEATRVEQRTDFDRLIIDVETKPSMGPRTALASAGSTLVELFGLARELDETAEGIDIGPSPQDAQLAADLALPIEELDLTVRSYNCLKREGINSVGELIGRTEADLLDIRNFGQKSIDEVKMKLAGMGLGLKDSAPNFDPAHVVDTFGEADYDTDDYRETEQL
- the rplQ gene encoding 50S ribosomal protein L17, producing the protein MPTPTKGPRLGGSPSHERLMLANLATALFQHGKIQTTETKARRLRPLAEQLITKAKRGDLASRRRVLGVVKDKDVVYALFDQIAPRYANRPGGYTRIVKTGPRKGDAAPMAIIELVEELQVAEPKANKKTAARKAAQQDKVEALAPAEEAPKSAETDQDSEAPVSASGDTDAAREDSDEATENKA
- the truA gene encoding tRNA pseudouridine(38-40) synthase TruA, whose product is MDELIRLRLDVSYDGTDFSGWAPQPTRRTVAGVLIETLALVLGAGTATGLTVAGRTDAGVHATGQVCHLDLPADVWREHEGRLLRRLARLLPTDVRVRAMTEVPADFDARFSATFRRYEYRVTDAPFGAEPLRRHEVLAWPKPLDLAALNAAAGGLVGEHDFAAYCRRKENATTLREVTRLDWRRDPDGILVATVQADAFCQAMVRSLVGAMLVAGDGRRPVEWPGSLLTQQARSSEVTVAPARGLTLVAVGYPADPADYARRADLTRRLRVPIKG